One genomic window of Opitutia bacterium includes the following:
- a CDS encoding M48 family metallopeptidase translates to MHGLPLAVSVLLLLRLVAQLALEFLNRSETRLHGGVPPGRLADIMDDATFARASDYTLAKSRFASVEFVYDAAVLAAALFSGLLPWLWAKFDALAPGAAWSGALFLVVTFMLLSLPGLPLEWWAQFRLEARFGFNKSTLGLWITDQVKGWFLGLAIGFPLAWALLKLVTWAGASWWIWGFALLFGFQLLMLVLYPKLILPLFNKLTPLADGEQRDSLLALADRTGFHAETIEVMDGSKRSGHSNAFFTGFGRFRRIVLFDTLMAQLSQAELEAVLAHEIGHYKRGHIPQRLITGALLQFGGFAVIAWLVQAPWFNTAFGLPAGALAPTFLLFALLGSLATFWFSPIGNWISRKHEYEADAFAKDAMGSAAPMVGALHKLAQKNLTNLTPHPLYSAVYYSHPTITERERALTARR, encoded by the coding sequence ATGCATGGGTTGCCGCTCGCGGTTTCCGTCCTTCTTTTGCTCCGCCTCGTCGCGCAACTCGCGCTCGAGTTCCTCAACCGTTCCGAGACGCGCCTGCACGGCGGCGTGCCGCCCGGGCGGCTCGCGGACATCATGGACGACGCGACTTTCGCGCGCGCGAGCGACTACACGCTGGCGAAGAGCCGGTTCGCGTCGGTGGAGTTCGTCTACGATGCGGCGGTGCTCGCCGCTGCGCTTTTCAGCGGGCTGCTGCCGTGGCTCTGGGCGAAATTCGACGCGCTCGCGCCGGGTGCGGCGTGGAGTGGGGCGTTGTTCTTGGTCGTGACCTTCATGTTGCTGAGCCTGCCCGGCCTGCCGCTGGAGTGGTGGGCACAGTTCCGCCTTGAGGCGCGTTTCGGGTTCAACAAGAGCACGCTCGGACTCTGGATCACGGACCAGGTCAAGGGCTGGTTCCTCGGCCTTGCGATCGGTTTTCCGCTGGCGTGGGCGCTGCTGAAGCTCGTCACGTGGGCCGGAGCCTCGTGGTGGATTTGGGGCTTCGCGCTGCTCTTCGGGTTTCAGCTGCTGATGCTCGTGCTCTATCCGAAGTTGATTCTGCCGCTCTTCAATAAGCTCACGCCGCTCGCCGACGGTGAACAGCGCGACAGCCTGCTCGCGCTCGCGGATCGCACTGGATTCCACGCCGAGACGATCGAAGTGATGGATGGCTCGAAACGCTCCGGCCACTCGAACGCCTTCTTCACCGGCTTCGGTCGCTTCCGACGGATCGTGCTCTTCGACACGCTCATGGCGCAGCTCTCGCAGGCGGAGCTCGAGGCCGTGCTCGCGCACGAGATCGGGCACTACAAGCGCGGCCACATCCCGCAGCGGCTGATCACCGGCGCGCTGCTCCAATTCGGCGGCTTTGCCGTCATCGCGTGGCTGGTGCAGGCGCCGTGGTTCAACACCGCGTTCGGCCTGCCGGCGGGCGCGCTCGCGCCGACCTTCCTGCTTTTCGCGCTGCTCGGATCGCTCGCGACATTCTGGTTCTCGCCGATCGGCAACTGGATCTCGCGCAAGCACGAGTATGAAGCCGACGCGTTCGCGAAGGATGCGATGGGCTCCGCCGCGCCGATGGTCGGTGCGCTGCACAAGCTCGCGCAGAAAAACCTCACCAACCTGACGCCTCATCCGCTCTACAGCGCCGTCTACTATTCGCACCCGACGATCACGGAGCGCGAGCGCGCGCTCACCGCTCGCCGCTAG
- the xseB gene encoding exodeoxyribonuclease VII small subunit → MEQGDVPLADLLAKYEEGTKLLKVCEARLKDAELKIEKLKKQKDGTATFESFEPARSE, encoded by the coding sequence ATGGAACAGGGCGACGTGCCGCTGGCGGACTTGTTGGCCAAGTATGAGGAGGGCACGAAGCTGCTCAAAGTCTGCGAAGCCCGCCTCAAAGATGCCGAACTGAAGATCGAAAAGCTGAAAAAGCAGAAGGACGGCACCGCGACTTTCGAGTCGTTCGAGCCCGCGCGCAGCGAGTGA
- a CDS encoding 1-deoxy-D-xylulose-5-phosphate synthase: protein MSSSRLLDRIAGPADVKALAPAQLPQLAQEIRDDIITVTAKNGGHVGPNLGVVELTIALHRVFNTPEDQFVFDVAHQGYVHKLLTGRGGAFFKGLRKTDGASGFLYRRESPHDAFGAGHAGTALSAALGMATARDLRGSSEHVVAVCGDAAFTCGVTMEALNNVVSSTKRLVVILNDNEWSIAKNVGAIAKYLNKLSTSPTYNKLHHDVEKFFLGLPHGSEMNQFYLKWKRETKDFFVNSSLFEKFGLRYVGPVDGHNVDELVKNLEFAKNCDGPVLVHVLTKKGKGLEAAIAHPEKFHGASPFDPATGESVKSAAGTPPAYQDVFGAALTKFAKQNPKVLGITGAMPSGTGLTQLSKEVPGQFFDVGIAEEHAVLFAAGLATKGFRPVCAIYSTFLQRAYDMVIHDVCLQNLPVTFCMDRAGLSPNDGPTHHGLFDISYLRCVPNAVIMQPKDEDELTDMLHTSLQLPSPAFIRYPRGAGTGVKIKAQPAVMPIGHAEVLREGSNVMIWALGPMVQEALKVADRIAAEEGLSVGVVNARFVKPLDRTLLLSQAACIPLIVTLEDNVVAGGFGSAVLEALQEGDCQTAVERIGWPDKFVEHGSSVEILRANYGLGTDDIVRRIKERYKRLGTATVEAEV from the coding sequence ATGAGCTCCTCCCGCCTCCTCGACCGCATTGCCGGTCCCGCCGACGTCAAGGCCCTCGCGCCCGCCCAGCTCCCGCAGCTCGCGCAGGAAATCCGCGACGACATCATCACCGTCACCGCCAAGAACGGCGGGCACGTCGGTCCGAACCTCGGCGTCGTCGAGCTCACGATCGCGCTGCACCGCGTCTTCAACACGCCCGAGGACCAATTCGTCTTCGACGTCGCGCACCAGGGCTACGTCCACAAGCTCCTCACCGGCCGCGGAGGCGCCTTCTTCAAGGGCCTGCGCAAGACCGACGGCGCGTCCGGCTTCCTCTACCGCCGCGAGAGCCCGCACGACGCGTTCGGCGCCGGTCACGCCGGCACGGCGCTTTCCGCCGCGCTCGGCATGGCCACCGCCCGCGATCTCCGCGGCAGCAGCGAGCACGTCGTCGCCGTGTGCGGCGATGCGGCCTTCACCTGCGGCGTCACGATGGAGGCGCTCAACAACGTCGTCAGCTCCACCAAGCGCCTCGTGGTCATCCTCAACGACAACGAGTGGTCGATCGCCAAGAACGTCGGCGCCATCGCCAAGTATCTCAACAAGCTCAGCACCAGCCCGACCTACAACAAGCTCCACCACGACGTGGAGAAGTTCTTCCTCGGCCTGCCGCACGGCAGCGAGATGAACCAGTTTTATCTGAAGTGGAAACGCGAGACGAAGGACTTCTTCGTCAACTCGTCGCTCTTCGAAAAATTCGGCCTGCGCTACGTCGGACCGGTCGACGGCCACAACGTCGACGAATTGGTGAAGAACCTCGAGTTCGCGAAAAACTGCGACGGCCCCGTGCTCGTCCACGTGCTGACGAAAAAGGGCAAAGGCCTCGAAGCCGCCATCGCACACCCGGAGAAATTCCACGGCGCGAGCCCGTTCGATCCCGCGACCGGCGAGAGCGTGAAGAGCGCCGCCGGCACACCGCCCGCCTACCAGGACGTGTTCGGCGCGGCCCTGACGAAGTTCGCCAAGCAGAACCCGAAAGTCCTCGGCATCACCGGCGCCATGCCGAGCGGCACCGGTCTGACACAGCTCAGCAAGGAAGTGCCCGGACAGTTCTTCGACGTCGGCATCGCCGAGGAACACGCGGTGCTCTTCGCCGCTGGTCTCGCCACGAAGGGCTTCCGCCCGGTCTGCGCGATCTACTCGACGTTCCTGCAGCGCGCCTACGACATGGTCATCCATGACGTCTGCCTGCAGAACCTGCCCGTGACGTTCTGCATGGATCGCGCCGGCCTCTCGCCCAACGACGGCCCGACGCACCACGGTCTCTTCGACATTTCGTATCTCCGCTGCGTCCCGAACGCGGTCATCATGCAGCCGAAGGACGAGGACGAGCTGACCGACATGCTGCACACGTCGCTGCAGCTCCCCTCGCCCGCGTTCATCCGCTACCCGCGCGGCGCCGGCACCGGCGTGAAGATCAAGGCGCAACCCGCCGTCATGCCGATCGGCCACGCCGAAGTGCTCCGCGAAGGCTCGAACGTGATGATCTGGGCGCTCGGCCCGATGGTGCAGGAAGCACTCAAAGTCGCCGACCGCATCGCCGCCGAAGAGGGACTGTCCGTCGGCGTCGTGAACGCGCGCTTCGTGAAGCCGCTCGACCGCACGCTGCTCCTCTCGCAGGCCGCGTGCATCCCGCTGATCGTGACGCTCGAGGACAACGTCGTTGCCGGCGGCTTCGGCAGCGCGGTGCTCGAGGCTTTGCAGGAAGGCGACTGCCAGACTGCCGTCGAGCGCATCGGTTGGCCGGATAAATTCGTCGAGCACGGCAGCAGCGTGGAAATCCTCCGCGCCAACTACGGCCTCGGCACCGACGACATCGTCCGCCGCATCAAGGAGCGCTACAAGCGCCTCGGCACGGCGACGGTTGAAGCGGAAGTGTGA
- the recR gene encoding recombination protein RecR, translating to MTPALEHLQKQLKGLPGVGYRSAERIALHLLVEKPQKLPELVNALQAAAKSVRRCAKCGNLAEEEFCPICADERRATGQVCVVENVPDLAAIERSGAYRGRYHVLHGKLSPIRGVAPEDLNLGPLLERLASGEINELILALSNDVEGEATCHFLTERLPGGESVKVTRIGFGLPSGGGVLYADAVTLKSALDGRRHYS from the coding sequence ATGACTCCGGCGCTCGAGCATCTGCAGAAGCAGCTCAAGGGCTTGCCGGGAGTGGGCTATCGCTCCGCGGAACGCATCGCGCTGCACCTGCTCGTCGAGAAGCCGCAGAAATTGCCGGAGCTCGTCAACGCGTTGCAGGCGGCTGCCAAGTCGGTGCGACGCTGCGCGAAATGCGGCAACCTGGCGGAAGAGGAATTCTGCCCGATTTGCGCCGACGAACGCCGCGCAACCGGCCAGGTGTGCGTCGTGGAAAACGTGCCTGATCTCGCCGCGATCGAACGCTCGGGAGCCTATCGAGGACGGTATCACGTCCTGCACGGGAAACTTTCGCCGATCCGCGGGGTGGCGCCGGAGGATCTTAATCTGGGGCCGCTGCTCGAGCGGCTCGCTTCCGGGGAGATCAACGAGTTGATCCTCGCGCTTTCGAACGATGTCGAAGGCGAGGCGACGTGCCATTTTCTAACTGAGCGCCTGCCGGGTGGCGAAAGCGTGAAGGTCACTCGCATCGGCTTCGGCCTGCCGAGCGGCGGCGGGGTGCTCTACGCGGACGCGGTCACCCTGAAAAGCGCTCTCGACGGACGGCGCCACTATTCGTGA